A window from Branchiostoma floridae strain S238N-H82 chromosome 16, Bfl_VNyyK, whole genome shotgun sequence encodes these proteins:
- the LOC118403756 gene encoding uncharacterized protein LOC118403756, which yields MGNLLYRMGNLLSEEEKTPLDVTDVDDPQDRDFGKYDFPFENLVIEGGGARGVAYVGALRVLESAGILKNIKRVAGVSAGAITATFVALGLSCADVAKQAEVDLGKILMSGGYLKTLIKPVHLYWRYGWETGDGFYTFFGGILEKFTRKDGRPGNPDITFKQLYNMSGIELCIVVTNLDQMAEEYCHVKTTPNLPIRRAVRMSMSIPGLFQPVLTDYHGNKEFYVDGGVICNYPLHSFDGWWLSMGEDDSFFHRLDDLAHLSRSFHRSNRFEPVNPKTIGLLLYSDNDIEEHQQVLIDRLTQEERLYKKKRPDTRAAREYQDKRTVETVEAMENRKKIRGLIDKFLTILKAQNKDHTSTVSREELHRALAEAGNNSLTDKEKEKLFGKTYSVDQLFDQMDANNDGELTFQEVHGFFTNRGFSWLTRSMEEKRQHVSSLTDYTMKYMSLLGVLGKKVYKKVDDIERTIGVDSDYVMTTDFQLEDEDKMFLFQRGATGVRAFLRTYIAKNNMKPTKSVGKRRWKNLQRHVLFAPRPRKVAKQESRSNNL from the exons ATGGGGAATCTCCTCTACCGGATGGGGAATCTCCTCTCAGAAGAAGAGAAGACACCGCTGGATGTCACTGATGTAGACGACCCGCAGGACAGGGACTTTGGAAAATATGACTTCCCGTTCGAGAACCTGGTTATAGAGGGAGGTGGGGCCAGAGGAGTGGCTTATGTTGGAGCGCTGCGG GTCCTGGAGTCTGCAGGAATCCTCAAAAACATCAAAAGAGTTGCCGGTGTGAGTGCGGGAGCCATCACGGCGACGTTCGTGGCGCTGGGACTCAGCTGTGCGGATGTGGCAAAGCAGGCTGAGGTGGATCTGGGCAAGATTCTCATGTCCG GAGGCTACCTAAAGACCCTCATCAAACCCGTCCATCTGTACTGGCGGTATGGCTGGGAAACTGGAGACGGATTCTACACGTTCTTTGGAGGAATCCTGGAGAAGTTCACACGTAAGGATGGCCGCCCTGGGAACCCAGATATCACCTTCAAGCAG CTGTACAACATGAGTGGAATAGAACTCTGCATTGTGGTGACGAACTTGGACCAGATGGCAGAAGAATACTGCCACGTTAAAACCACTCCAAACCTTCCCATCCGCAGGGCTGTCAGGATGTCCATGTCCATTCCAG GACTGTTCCAGCCAGTGTTGACTGactaccatggcaacaaggagttctACGTTGATGGGGGTGTGATCTGTAACTACCCACTACACTCCTTCGATG GTTGGTGGCTCTCCATGGGGGAAGACGACTCGTTCTTCCATAGACTTGATGACCTTGCCCACCTCAGTAGGAGCTTCCACCGTTCTAACCGCTTCGAGCCCGTCAACCCGAAAACGATCGGACTCCTGTTG TATTCCGATAACGACATTGAAGAGCACCAGCAAGTTCTCATTGATCGTCTGACGCAGGAAGAAAGACTGTATAAGAAAAAGAGGCCTGACACCCGGGCAGCCAG GGAGTACCAAGACAAGAGGACCGTTGAGACAGTCGAGGCCATGGAGAACAGGAAGAAAATCCGGGGCCTCATCGACAAGTTTCTTACAATTCTGAAGGCCCAGAACAAAGACCACACCTCAACTGTCAGTAGGGAGGAACTACACAGGGCTTTAGCAGAG GCAGGAAACAACTCTCTGACTGACAAAGAAAAGGAGAAGCTCTTTGGGAAGACATACTCCGTAGACCAACTCTTCGATCAAATGGACGCCAACAATGATGGAGAG CTGACATTCCAGGAGGTTCATGGGTTCTTCACCAACAGAGGTTTCAGCTGGCTGACCCGGAGTATGGAGGAGAAGAGGCAGCACGTCTCCAGTCTGACGGACTACACCATGAAGTACATGAGTCTCCTCGGAGTTCTCGGGAAGAAAGTGTACAAAAAG GTTGACGACATAGAGAGGACCATTGGAGTGGACAGTGACTACGTGATGACAACAGACTTTCAACTGGAGGACGAGGATAAAATGTTTCTCTTCCAG CGAGGAGCCACCGGCGTTCGAGCGTTCCTGCGGACGTACATTGCAAAGAACAACATGAAGCCTACAAAATCCGTCGGGAAACGCCGCTGGAAGAACCTACAGCGTCACGTGCTGTTCGCCCCACGGCCGAGAAAAGTGGCCAAGCAGGAGAGCAGGAGTAACAATCTCTAA